Below is a genomic region from Triticum dicoccoides isolate Atlit2015 ecotype Zavitan chromosome 5A, WEW_v2.0, whole genome shotgun sequence.
tgccgtcataccaaacacactgaacccatccgtgctgatgccgactcgaggatgcctcggatctgccgctttgtcagcatgtaattcatcaaactttttccatgcaacaccatccgatgtgtgtaccatcatcagattcccatctgcatctagttcggttcttttgcctgttttgtgccatgtcatctgtctagccgtctcttcgaccatgaaaagacgttgaagtcttggtacgattggcatataccgaagaacactaacggggattttggtctgtgtcttctcacccataccgttgtctaccacaatatacctggaagacttgcaaatgggacaatagttcaagtctgcatagtcaagcctaaataaggcacatcctttctcacaggcatgtatcttctcatagggcatcttcagtgcacggaggattttgtctgactagtacaggtttgcaggcattacatggcctttgggtagaaagcgtccaaatactgtcataattgcgtcatagcattctctgcccaagttgaactgagccttcagagccattacttgtgagatggcatccaactgacaaagctcagtgtgctcgtggagcggacgttttgaagactccaacatttcattgaaggcctttgcagattcctccatctcctcgtccgaatcccgagcatcatcatagtcttgcaccatgttttccatcccggtaccatgctcgtcggtgcgacgacgatccacctcagctcggtcacgttgggcagactcaccatgaaatgtccacaccatataatcgggtgtaaaaccactcttctgcaggtgttttcccatttcagcctctgtcttcttttcccaattgccgcaccggaaacaggggcaccaggttttcttttggccatttgcaaatgcggcttgcacaaaccccttggtttttgtgaaccattcagcgctccatttgttctgaccagtgtgaacggtatacatccacgcacggtcattcatcttgactttcagagctactggacacacaacaattatatatgtaattcaccatgtatatattcatcagttgatctactttgtcaattttattacgtccgtgcaacctacactctaataggtaatgataggtcctaatcccacccgtgtatgtgtagattgggttcattttcccatgctatgctccggatccgacgcaaaatttcggcagcacctccctgctgttctcctgatacacgtctctgcaataaacagagaggatgtgtacccggagaacaacaggggaggcactgacgaaatttatgcgtcggatccggagcaaagcatatgggaaaacgaacccaacctacacatactcgggctgtccatggatagcgttggacaattcaaaagaatcaaggttataaatatgcatttgcatatttataactatgacgcttttgaatgggagacacatattggttacgcatactgatgattcaagacacatatatagctagctatcaagtttcttcggaatagatcaaataattaatgggggaggaggacttgtcatttgtgctcacccacgaacgaaggggcagagctcgtcaaacgcacggcgaggtcgtcgaacaccaaacctcgcagcgatgaaacaactgcacatttaaaactacacgatcaacacaattatatatgatgtttttcataacaaaatcgaaaaatatatgacctaactaataattcacaaatatatgaccccgtcNNNNNNNNNNNNNNNNNNNNNNNNNNNNNNNNNNNNNNNNNNNNNNNNNNNNNNNNNNNNNNNNNNNNNNNNNNNNNNNNNNNNNNNNNNNNNNNNNNNNNNNNNNNNNNNNNNNNNNNNNNNNNNNNNNNNNNNNNNNNNNNNNNNNNNNNNNNNNNNNNNNNNNNNNNNNNNNNNNNNNNNNNNNNNNNNNNNNNNNNNNNNNNNNNNNNNNNNNNNNNNNNNNNNNNNNNNNNNNNNNNNNNNNNNNNNNNNNNNNNNNNNNNNNNNNNNNNNNNNNNNNNNNNNNNNNNNNNNNNNNNNNNNNNNNNNNNNNNNNNNNNNNNNNNNNNNNNNNNNNNNNNNNNNNNNNNNNNNNNNNNNNNNNNNNNNNNNNNNNNNNNNNNNNNNNNNNNNNNNNNNNNNNNNNNNNNNNNNNNNNNNNNNNNNNNNNNNNNNNNNNNNNNNNNNNNNNNNNNNNNNNNNNNNNNNNNNNNNNNNNNNNNNNNNNNNNNNNNNNNNNNNNNNNNNNNNNNNNNNNNNNNNNNNNNNNNNNNNNNNNNNNNNNNNNNNNNNNNNNNNNNNNNNNNNNNNNNNNNNNNNNNNNNNNNNNNNNNNNNNNNNNNNNNNNNNNNNNNNNNNNNNNNNNNNNNNNNNNNNNNNNNNNNNNNNNNNNNNNNNNNNNNNNNNNNNNNNNNNNNNNNNNNNNNNNNNNNNNNNNNNNNNNNNNNNNNNNNNNNNNNNNNNNNNNNNNNNNNNNNNNNNNNNNNNNNNNNNNNNNNNNNNNNNNNNNNNNNNNNNNNNNNNNNNNNNNNNNNNNNNNNNNNNNNNNNNNNNNNNNNNNNNNNNNNNNNNNNNNNNNNNNNNNNNNNNNNNNNNNNNNNNNNNNNNNNNNNNNNNNNNNNNNNNNNNNNNNNNNNNNNNNNNNNNNNNNNNNNNNNNNNNNNNNNNNNNNNNNNNNNNNNNNNNNNNNNNNNNNNNNNNNNNNNNNNNNNNNNNNNNNNNNNNNNNNNNNNNNNNNNNNNNNNNNNNNNNNNNNNNNNNNNNNNNNNNNNNNNNNNNNNNNNNNNNNNNNNNNNNNNNNNNNNNNGGCGGTGACGAGTActggggagagaaagagagagaggggcggggtggggcgcggccatTAATGTTAGTGGGGccctccctctttgtcgtccgcccccctttgccacccgctagcggacggcaaagagggggggccgttaggttttttttaagcagctcgtcagtggggccccctccctctttgccgtccgctagccgacgacaaagaatctttatcgtctgctagccgacggcaaagaactggctgatggcaaattaggtctttgccatcagccaattctttgtcttctgctttttggtagctgatggcaaagagcttctttgccgtccgctagctgacggcaaagagctggcagatggcaaagtagctgattccagtagtgatagggGATGTGCAAGGTGCATCCATAGGGGTGAGCGTAGACATGTGCATGTCATTTCTCGAAAAAGAATTACTGGAATTTTTCATCTTCATCCTTTTCTTCTACCGAGAAATAACCAAAGTTAACCGCATAATGAACTTGCTAAAATTCGAAATATGAAAccacattttttttagaaaaagggacatccccggcctctgcataaaaaagatgcatacggccacctttATTAGTAAGCAAAAAGGTTCAACAAAAGTCTAAAAGTCTCAAACAAAGAGCTGCTCACAAAGAGctaaggaaccaaaataaaagccacaaccggctggcaaaagagAGATagaaaaactaattgcctatcctattacatgatagTCATCCAAACCGGCTGAAAAATATCCcatgctaccatctcccagcggatagatccagtaaccaaacgctttctggcctccgtcggagtgagtaacgaccacatacggatcaatgcaGTGACttggaagataacctgcaaaaagtgagtatttgttgttctgttaaagaccaaatcatttctgcaattccagatagcccataataaagcacatactcctacacgaatgtgtcttgcTGTTTAGGACTCAATCTCATCcaaccacgtcccaaataacgtgctaATATTATTCGGGGGAGTAATATTGAAGGCTATATTAACTGATTGCCAAAGAATCTTTGCCAAAGGACAAGCGAGAAAGAGGTGTTTGCCTGTTTCATCCGTGTCACAAAAACTACATCGAGAGGATCCACTCCAGTTGCGTTTAatcaagttatccttagttaaaatgacttgtttgtgtacaaaccacataaacactttaactctCAAGGAAACTTTGACATGCCAAACATGTTTCGAGGTAGGAATAGAACTTGAATTAATGACATCCAAGTACATGAATTTAACCGTAAATTCTCCATtcctagtaagcttccaacacaactgatccgGATGTTGAGAGAGTTgaacatccatcaatcttctcacaagatggagccaaACTTTCCAACGGTTACCGGCTAACGCTCTCCTGAAGCTGATATTTAGAGGCGTGGACTGACATACTGACTCAACGGTTGCATCTCTCCGTTGAACAATACTATAGAGATAAGGATACTGAAGCACGAGAGGCGTGTCCCCTAGCCAAGTATCCTACCAGAATCTCGTATAAGTACCGTTACCGACCACAAACTTGGTCCGATTAAGAAAAACCGATTTAACTCTCATCAGTCCTGTCCAGAAAGGCGAATCCATCGGCCCCACTGTCAGCTGGGATAAAGTTTTGGGTTGGAGGTATTTATTACGCAGAATCTGTGCCCATGTGGCCTCAGTCTCTCGAGAAAGCTTATACAACCATTTGCTAAGGAGACATTTGTTCTTCACCTCTAGATTTTCGATACCTAGCCCCCCTTGGTCCTTCGGTCGACAAATAATGTCTCACTTAGCTAGTCTATACTTCTTCTTCAGGTCATCACTTTGCCGAAAAAACGGGATCGATAAAAATCAAGTCTTTTCCGAACTCCGACTGGTACCTCGGAAAAAGACAATAGGAACATGGGCATATTTGTgcgcaccgaattaataagaattaaatgGCCTCCATACGACATCAGTTTGTCCTTCCAGCATCCCAATTTCTTATCAAATCAATCcccaatgcacttccattctctatttgttagcttacgatgatgaatgggtatacctaaataCGTGAAAGGTAAATACCTCGGTTCACAACCGAATAATTGCTTATACGCCTCTTGTTAAATACGAAACCACATACAGTAGTTCTTTTCGTCCTTCCGTATCCAAACCACCAGATCCGTGCACCCGGTAGAGAGGACGTCCTTTGCCTAGGCGACCACAGTACTAACATGAGCATCCAGTATGTGTTTATTAGGCTCTATCATCGCCGAGTAAATACCCCGTTGGTAAAGTCTTGACAGATGCATAAATACAGGGATACACTTTTAGATTCACTCAGACGTACCAACGTACCACCCATGAATCTCATCTCATCCCATTTCCCGTTGGATTTAACCATCACAGGCCATGGTTTTCTTTTACCAGAGCCGTAACTATCCAAGGATGCCAATGGCTAGCGGCACGTGAAAAGAGCAGTCAAAAAAGAATGAAAATTTTGATGAAACGAGAGGCACTTAAATAGAAGGGAGGAGCCTCCTCGTCTCTTCACTCTCACTCCCCACTCTGCTCCcagtccggccgccgccgccgccgccgctgaccgcCGTAGGAGGCGAGCGTCAGAGAACGCGGCTCTCGCTCGCCCATGCTTCTTGCTTAAGCTTGACACATCGCTTAGCACGGCAGGTCAGCTGCTGGCTGGTTGCAGTAACGAGAGGGGAGGCGAGATGCCGGGGATGGAGGAAGCAGAGGACTACGCGTCGTGCGCCTTCTCGCTCACTTGCCCCGAAGACGGcgccgagctcggggacggcgtcgTGGACGACGGCGACCTCTTCTTGTTctacgccggcggcggcgccgccgacgATGAGGACGGCGACAATGAGTACGTGGAGCAGCTGGTCTCCAAGGAGGCCAGCTTCTGCTCCTCCTCTGACTCGGGCGACGCCGACTGCTCGTCGGCCGCCTCCGAGGACTGGTTCCTGCAGGCGCGCCTCGCCGCCGTCAAATGGATCCTTGAAGTGAGCACTCGCTGAGCTCCTCGCTCTCCCGATTGGTTTCTTGGTGCGAGCATCGATCGATCGGTCACTGACGCCTTTGGAACCGGCACCTGATTTGCATTTGCAGACGCGGGGCTGCTTCGGGTTCGGCCACCGGACGGCGTACCTGGCCATCGCCTACTTCGACCGCTTCTTCCTCCGGCGACGCGTCGATGTAATCAATCACCGCACCGCGGCCGTAAAACAAATTTAGCCTCTCTGCTTCTTAAGAACGGGAGGATGATGTGGTTGTGTGCGTGCAGAGGGCGGCCATGCCGTGGGCGGCGCGGCTCCTGTCCGTGGCCTGCGTCTCCGTGGCGGCCAAGATGGAGGAGTACTGCGCGCCGGCGCTGTCGGAGCTCGACGCCGGCGGCGGCTACGAGTTCTGCTCCGCCTCCGTCCGCCGGATGGAGCTGCTCGTCCTGTCCACGCTCGGCTGGCGCATGGCCGCCGTTACGCCCTTCGACTACCTCCCCTGCTTCTCCTCCCGTCTCGACCGGCAcgacggccgcggcggcggcgggcatgaCCCCGCCCGCGTCGCCCTCAAGTCCATCGGCTTCATCTTTGCCACAGCCGAAGGTTCATCTTCGTCCTACACACCTTCTGAAAAGAAATCTTGCGCCCTTTCTTGCATTTTGTCTGATTGATTCGTGCTGTGCTCATGCAGCCGGCAGTGTGCTGGATTACAGGCCATCTACTGTGGCTGCAGCTGCAATCCTGGCTGCATCCTATGGAGCTCTACTGACCAAAGAAGCACTGGAGTCCAAGATGGACAATCTATCTCCATCATGCCCCATTGAGAAGGTTTCTTTCACAAACTAAATAAATAACCCTTGATCATAGTAATGTTTTATTTGGATGATGAAATGGGCATTTGATTTGAGCAACCTTTGTCTGTTTCATTGATCAGGAGCATGTACATGCCTGCTACAGCATGATGGTTGGCGACTTGAGAAACAGAAAGAGCAATGGCAAGAGATCATTGCCATGTTCAGACTCCAATGAAGTTGCCACCAGTACATATGATTCTGTTCTTGTTGATGATGTTGCCGACACCGCCGCCTTCATGGCCGCGGTGTCGGAGATGAACAAGCGGATCAGACTGGAGCCGCCGGGAATCCATTGAGAAGCTAGCACCGCCGGGGACACGCAATTTTTTGTCAGATGTCTAAGGGGGCTTGGTTTGGATCTtcattttgttttttccttgttcaaATTTGTTTAGGTTCTTTCAGAGCCATTGCCATGGTTGGCATTGGCAATGCTGTTGGATTGGTTTGGATTGGTTTGTGAGAGGGGTAAGCGATGAGCAAAGATAAGGGCTGGGCTGAGCTTTCCTGAGGAGAGGAGAGCTTCACTGGAGCCCAATTCCGGCCGGTGCCCAAACTCTGCACTGTTTTTGGTATGCCATAGTGGTGGATGCCATCTTAAGTTGCATATGGTGAGATGCTAGCTGTTGGATGCAGTGGTAGCACTGAAAGGCTGGGGTTTTGGCCATTGTTTATAGAGCCAAGAAGAAAAAGTTGCAAGTGGATGTGTGATCAGTGAGGAGTGGTGTTCCACTAAGATGCACTGCACTGTACTTGCGTGGATGCATGGGTTACATTGGTTTGTGACAATCTCCTTggggagtagttgtaacttctgtaACATCTGCTTCTGTTCTTGAGAAATGGGATCAGATTGGTGCATTTTGTGTATGTGTGTGCATGTGTTGGCCTTGATGACCCTGTGGGTTTCTTGATCAGTTCTGGTGCGGCAGCTGCAGGTTTTTCAGTGCCATTCATTCAGTGCTGTGCCAATGTTTTCTCCTTCTCTTCCTCTCCCTTTCTGCAGAGATGAGAATCCAAGACAACTTTTCCTGTTACATTGCCACCAGCTTTGAATAGCACTTGCTTGATTCCACATTGCTATCCCTTATTAGTGAACTAACAATAACATCTGCATTTAGAGTaatgtagtactccctctatcttagtgtcaaaaaacgtcttacattttgagacagagggagtacaagattaGGTGATCAATAAAGAAAGTTCTTGTCAACATGATCAGTAAGTACATTGCATCCTTTTTGTAATTATTATTGGGCATGTTAATGAAAGCATCGCATCACTGTGTGCTGTTGGAAGAGTGACTAGTGTTGCGCATGAACGGTATTAGTGCACAAGATACATGAGCTTAGTACTTTGTATCAATAATTGCCTAAAGATTAAGGAGCTTGACATTTCCAACACTTAGTGGAGCACACCACAAAGGAAGGTGCAGTAGATAATTGGGACTTCTTCGGTAAAGTCGTCTACAAATTGTGGCATGAGAACAATATAGATGTAGCTTCAAAAAATGACAGTTCCTGTGAAATGCATAAACCTGATCATGATGGGCATTTGGATGAGCAGAATATCTATCAGTCCTGGATAGACCAAGATTTCAGTATGGGATAATCAATCCAAGAATCTTTTAGTAAAATGTCATCAGAATTAAAACTTGTGAGCTTGATTCAGTAGTATATTCAAATATAATACAGACTAATTCCATATTCTTGGGTGAAGACACCAGCACCACTAGAAGGTGTCAGGACTCAAGATGCTCCTGCAGAAAAGATGAACAAACACATGCCACATATATTACACCACATTCATGGAAACAATAATGATGGTATCTTTTCATATGGACAGCCCTTTCTTTCTCCTCTTGGCTTAAGTCCTAAACCCTAAAGCTGATCTTGTGGCCTCATCCACTAACTAATGCAGGTCTTGCATTGCACACTGCCTTACAGCTGGTAAAAAGAGCTTTTGCATCTTTCCCTCCTGCCCCTGCACTGGGGCAATGAAAATGCCCCCATGGCCATGGGCAATGGAGTGACTTTCTGAGCCACCACCGTCCTGCCCCTGCATGCATCCCCTCTCTCCTTCATTGCTTGGTTTTCTTTCTTTAATCTTGTTATTTATAAAAAGGAAAAGGGGCTCTTCTGCATCGAAGCATGGACACAAATGTTGATATTCTCAGTCAGTGTTTTTTTCTCTTTCGCCATTGATGGGCTAGTGCATGGAAGATAGAACTCCAAGTACTTGTTTTGTGTGAAAAATACACAGTCCAGGTTTAAAAAAATGTCAAAGTGTTCATAAACATGGTGTTTTCATTTAGAGAAGCATATTAGACCTTACATGATCCTTGGGAACAACTAGCTTGTTCATGGTTTGGGGTATGGCAGTAACCAGTAGCTTTACCAATATAATGCTTGTTCATTCGGAATCTACGATATTGCTAGGATCACTTCAATCCAGATCCTATGTAAGATCTAGGTTAAGTCATACCTCTTGACTCATAATTTTTGTAGATGGCAATCCTATCTTATGTGATCCTAGGCACAATATCTATTATAAAGATCTGCGCACCTATTCCAGACCTGATTCCTAGAGTCAGCATTACACATGTTGATTTTCATTCTGTACAATCCAATTCTTAATTTTTTTCATCTACAAGACCTAAGAAATCGAGCTGGTCAAGAAGAATGGGACAGATCAAATCGTACATTTTCTTGAGCAAATCAACTGTTACAATGTTGAGGTGACCAAACAGAAGATAAGCTACAATACATGGTCCATCAACCAATGGTAACTTGCATCTGAAGTGCAGAGAGAATATACTATCTGCCTCCCTTCTGAATCTTGGTGGCCCATTGCTGGATGGATGGAGATCATGATCCTGGCCAAAGGATTAAAATACCTGTATAGCTTCTCAGTCACCAATGCAGTCAAAAACAGGCTTGGGGACAAAGCTTGGTTAGAATTCTGTTGGTTCAAAAGAGTACTCCTGCCTAGAAGTGTGTGGGCACCTCACTGGCTGGACGGCTGCCTGCCTG
It encodes:
- the LOC119299475 gene encoding cyclin-D5-2-like, translated to MPGMEEAEDYASCAFSLTCPEDGAELGDGVVDDGDLFLFYAGGGAADDEDGDNEYVEQLVSKEASFCSSSDSGDADCSSAASEDWFLQARLAAVKWILETRGCFGFGHRTAYLAIAYFDRFFLRRRVDRAAMPWAARLLSVACVSVAAKMEEYCAPALSELDAGGGYEFCSASVRRMELLVLSTLGWRMAAVTPFDYLPCFSSRLDRHDGRGGGGHDPARVALKSIGFIFATAEAGSVLDYRPSTVAAAAILAASYGALLTKEALESKMDNLSPSCPIEKEHVHACYSMMVGDLRNRKSNGKRSLPCSDSNEVATSTYDSVLVDDVADTAAFMAAVSEMNKRIRLEPPGIH